The following nucleotide sequence is from Candidatus Auribacterota bacterium.
ACGGAGGCACGGAGATCACGGAGAAGATTGTTATCGGTATTAACCGCGGATGAGGCGGATTGAGCGGATTGTTAAAGGAATAACCACTGAATGCACTGAGAACACTGAAAAATAGCTTATCTGTTTCACCACGGAGCACACGGAGGACACGGAGAAAAATAAATTTGGGATAAACCACGGATTAATTGTAACCACAGATGAACACGGATAGACACAGATAAACACGGATTGTCACTTCTTCTAGAAACCAAAAACGAGAAACTGTTGTTGCTGTTGTAAGGGCCTTCGTGTCCTCCGTGGCTCCGTGGTAAATAATCATCCCTCCATCTGCTTCTTCAGGTCGGCGATGCGCTCCATGATCTTCTCGCTGATCCGCCTGTACCCCTCTCTATTGCCGGGACAGTCCCTGAACTCCTCGTACGTGATCAGGGGCCCATAGGCGATCCTGATTTTCCGTGGTCGGGGGATCACTGCGCCCTTCGGGAGCGCCTGCCAGGCGCCCGAAATGTAGCAGGGGATCACATCCGCCTGCGCGTGGGATACAAACATACCAATTCCTTCTCTCCCGGGCCCGAGCGCGCCGTCGAGGCTCCGCGTGCCCTCGGGGAACATGAGCACAATCTCGCCGGTCTGGATCAGCTCGATAATCCTTCTGACCGCCGCAATGTCAGGGAAACCGCGCGTGATGGGGACGAAATGCTGGCAGGCCATGATGAAATCAACCAGCCTGTTCTTTACGAGGCTCGAACGCCCCAGGTACCAGATCTTCCGGTGCAGCCCCATGCCGCACAGGAAGGGGTCAAGGGCGCTCGCGTGGTTGACGGCCAGAATAGCCCCGCCGGTGCGGGGGACGTTCTCCAGGCCGTGCACTTCCCAACGGAAAGGAATTTTGAAAAGAACCCGGTATATCTTCCAAAAAACGGTATATGCCCGGTCGTAAAATGCCTGACTGAACTTCACCGCAACTTCTCCAGTGCGCGGAATACCTCGTCGAGATTCTTGACGTACCGCACATCGGTCTCCGCCTCAATCTCGGGGGGGATCCCGCTGTTGAGCCCCCTGAGGACAAAAACCGGAATTTTCTTCATCCACTTCGTCCATGCGATCTCGCAAATGGTGCCACAGCTTACGCCCACGCAGATCATCGCGT
It contains:
- a CDS encoding lysophospholipid acyltransferase family protein — translated: MKFSQAFYDRAYTVFWKIYRVLFKIPFRWEVHGLENVPRTGGAILAVNHASALDPFLCGMGLHRKIWYLGRSSLVKNRLVDFIMACQHFVPITRGFPDIAAVRRIIELIQTGEIVLMFPEGTRSLDGALGPGREGIGMFVSHAQADVIPCYISGAWQALPKGAVIPRPRKIRIAYGPLITYEEFRDCPGNREGYRRISEKIMERIADLKKQMEG